Proteins from a genomic interval of Chryseobacterium indologenes:
- a CDS encoding ROK family protein: protein MSKPVIAIDMGGTKIKIGLVQEETVLSYISIDADSEKGLAPKLPLIQRTIEIMLAQHNLTQSDISGLGIASPGIVDSVQKKILSIDKKFGDAPEINLEKWCLETFNLPFSIENDARSALIGEWKYGKADTYDNIVLMTLGTGIGSAVVMEGRLLRGKHFTAGILGGHSVINYLGNICNCGNKGCVETEASTWNLPVIATAERNFTGSKLSLPQVIDYELIFRLAEEGDSVAEAIRDRSLQAWSACAINLIHAYDPEVLVLTGGIMASNFYILPFIRQYVENHAWTPWGKVQIEEGNFPRTAALLGIAHLINH, encoded by the coding sequence ATGTCAAAACCAGTGATTGCCATAGACATGGGCGGAACAAAGATTAAAATCGGACTTGTACAGGAAGAGACCGTTCTATCTTATATTTCGATTGATGCTGACTCCGAAAAAGGACTTGCTCCAAAGCTACCTCTCATACAGAGAACCATAGAAATCATGTTAGCTCAACATAACCTTACTCAATCCGATATCTCAGGATTAGGTATTGCTTCCCCGGGAATTGTTGACAGCGTCCAGAAAAAAATTCTTTCCATTGATAAAAAGTTTGGCGATGCCCCTGAAATAAATCTTGAAAAATGGTGTTTAGAGACTTTTAACCTCCCTTTTTCCATTGAAAATGATGCCCGGTCTGCATTAATTGGAGAATGGAAATATGGCAAAGCTGACACGTACGACAATATTGTTCTGATGACCTTAGGAACCGGCATTGGAAGTGCTGTAGTGATGGAAGGCCGGTTATTGAGAGGAAAACATTTTACCGCCGGCATACTGGGAGGCCATTCAGTCATTAATTATCTTGGAAACATTTGTAATTGCGGGAATAAAGGCTGTGTAGAGACAGAAGCCTCCACCTGGAATCTACCGGTTATCGCAACAGCGGAGAGAAACTTCACAGGCAGCAAACTGTCTTTACCCCAGGTTATTGATTACGAACTTATCTTCAGGCTTGCGGAAGAGGGTGACAGTGTGGCTGAAGCTATTCGTGACCGGAGTCTGCAGGCCTGGTCTGCTTGCGCCATCAACCTCATCCATGCCTACGATCCGGAAGTTCTGGTGCTTACAGGAGGTATTATGGCCAGCAACTTTTATATTCTTCCTTTTATCAGACAATATGTTGAAAATCACGCATGGACACCGTGGGGAAAAGTACAAATTGAAGAAGGAAATTTCCCCCGCACCGCAGCATTACTTGGAATCGCTCATCTTATCAACCATTAA
- a CDS encoding phosphoheptose isomerase, translated as MSTEKKEIFERVEEMLGAQGFTIAAKDDTRPWGGFFVIDENQAQDFANQYFDGIDVENLRIGGKLSPKILIVAPQARLSWQYHHRRAEIWQVVEGTVGIKRSNTDDEGEVAEYNPKDQVKLQQGERHRLIGLDGWGIVAEIWQHTDASHPSDEDDIVRVQDDFGR; from the coding sequence ATGAGTACAGAAAAGAAAGAAATATTCGAGAGAGTAGAAGAGATGCTTGGAGCACAGGGATTTACTATTGCAGCAAAAGATGATACAAGACCCTGGGGAGGATTTTTTGTGATTGATGAAAATCAGGCTCAGGATTTTGCCAACCAGTATTTTGACGGGATTGATGTGGAAAACTTAAGAATAGGAGGAAAACTAAGTCCGAAAATTCTTATTGTTGCTCCACAGGCGAGATTAAGCTGGCAGTATCACCACAGAAGAGCCGAGATCTGGCAGGTTGTGGAAGGTACCGTAGGAATCAAAAGAAGCAATACCGATGACGAGGGTGAAGTAGCAGAATACAATCCAAAAGATCAGGTAAAACTTCAGCAGGGAGAGAGACACCGTTTAATCGGTCTTGATGGCTGGGGAATTGTTGCTGAAATCTGGCAGCATACCGATGCTTCCCATCCTTCCGATGAGGATGATATCGTTCGTGTACAGGATGATTTCGGAAGATAA
- a CDS encoding GntR family transcriptional regulator has translation MNIPLQDFSIDHNSKLPLHVQAEELFRKLIKMEAYQKGALLPKEVDLANLWGVSRNTIRQATNKLEHEGLIIRKKGIGTRVAEKKSLVTGLDHWYSFTREMQEKGVQVVNQLLKTSMEQPNEDICNFFHCPADKKIIKLSKLKGESSGDPIVYFESFFHPRIGVDKSEDFNMPLYSMLQEKHGVIVHRSRENISACQAGTVIGKKLKVSASFPVLKRERFVYDINGKPVEYNVGYYRSDKFTYTIDINKSPEI, from the coding sequence ATGAACATACCACTTCAGGATTTCAGTATTGATCACAACAGCAAGCTCCCTTTACACGTGCAGGCAGAAGAACTTTTCCGGAAGCTTATCAAAATGGAAGCTTACCAAAAAGGAGCTCTATTACCCAAAGAAGTGGATCTGGCCAACTTGTGGGGAGTTTCCAGAAACACGATCCGCCAGGCCACTAATAAACTGGAACACGAAGGGTTGATCATTCGTAAAAAAGGGATCGGAACAAGGGTGGCAGAAAAGAAAAGCCTGGTAACCGGACTGGATCATTGGTACAGCTTTACCAGAGAAATGCAGGAAAAAGGAGTTCAGGTAGTCAATCAGCTCCTGAAAACAAGTATGGAGCAGCCCAATGAAGATATCTGCAATTTCTTTCACTGTCCGGCAGATAAAAAGATAATTAAATTGTCAAAATTAAAAGGAGAAAGTTCAGGAGATCCTATTGTATATTTTGAAAGCTTTTTCCATCCGAGAATCGGGGTTGATAAAAGTGAGGACTTTAATATGCCGTTGTATAGCATGCTGCAGGAAAAACATGGTGTTATTGTACACCGTTCCCGCGAAAATATAAGTGCCTGCCAGGCAGGAACTGTCATTGGAAAGAAGCTAAAAGTCTCTGCTTCCTTTCCCGTATTGAAGCGTGAGCGTTTTGTGTATGATATTAACGGAAAACCCGTGGAATATAACGTAGGATATTATCGTTCGGATAAGTTTACCTATACGATCGATATCAATAAATCTCCGGAAATTTAA
- a CDS encoding ROK family protein encodes MQNILGIDIGGSHITLAQVDPEKREIISSTYVREHVDSYEKKETIFSAWVAAIEKASHDLKREDLLIGIAMPGPFDYENGIALMLHGKFLDIYNVNIKEELAKRLSISLDQIHFVNDAAAFMEGEVFGGCVQDYTRIFGVTLGTGFGTTFYNGETATDEDLWDAPFRDSIFEDFMATRWFVNRYEELTGEKISGTKELLEKPQDIQNMMFEEYADTFSQFIVQHVSKYQPEVLVIGGNIAKAYPHFEAKFKENLSANHINLPVKISAIFEDAAILGAASYALKKAK; translated from the coding sequence ATGCAAAACATACTGGGGATAGATATTGGAGGCTCCCATATTACATTGGCTCAGGTAGATCCTGAAAAACGTGAAATCATTTCTTCAACCTATGTAAGGGAACATGTGGATTCTTATGAAAAAAAAGAAACAATTTTTTCTGCGTGGGTTGCTGCGATAGAAAAAGCTTCCCATGATTTGAAAAGAGAAGATCTTCTCATAGGAATTGCAATGCCGGGACCTTTCGATTATGAAAACGGAATTGCCTTGATGCTGCACGGGAAATTTCTTGACATTTACAACGTAAACATCAAAGAAGAGCTGGCAAAACGTTTGTCGATTTCCCTCGATCAGATTCATTTTGTAAATGATGCAGCCGCTTTTATGGAAGGAGAAGTTTTCGGAGGCTGTGTGCAGGACTATACACGGATTTTTGGAGTAACGTTGGGAACAGGATTTGGAACCACCTTTTATAATGGAGAAACAGCTACCGATGAAGATCTTTGGGATGCTCCGTTCAGGGATTCTATTTTTGAAGACTTTATGGCGACACGTTGGTTTGTAAACCGTTACGAAGAATTAACAGGTGAAAAAATTTCAGGAACTAAAGAACTGCTTGAAAAACCGCAGGACATTCAGAATATGATGTTTGAGGAGTATGCAGATACCTTTTCACAGTTTATTGTGCAGCATGTCAGCAAATATCAGCCGGAAGTTTTAGTTATAGGAGGTAATATTGCCAAAGCATATCCTCATTTTGAAGCAAAATTTAAGGAGAATCTCTCCGCAAATCATATTAACCTGCCCGTGAAAATCTCTGCAATCTTTGAAGATGCAGCCATTTTGGGAGCGGCCAGCTATGCTCTGAAAAAAGCAAAATAA
- a CDS encoding glycoside hydrolase, which yields MYNRYFILLISFLLTGNGMYAQEKAPYFGNIQAINGYEREISGENIDYFSAFPDHANRALLTRTTDGKKKIEWETASVPLKNNGQYVYFNWLVSHSSGTSGGARNFDLYINDQKTLTLTTYPANQHPDWISKAADSTAFVFHQTKTDGLKDSYGLAYLRVPANKVTPGKPLRLKIVGQAQNSRDWMMTYKFTFQEKIDAQSTPFLLKDGKRLLSLTTLHFGPEEKIKAIINNKETFTFTMPDGIKTFDIPVSLSAEGGKLELVVISGRKELLRKTIQAQAIVPRTLYFIHHSHTDVGYSHLQSEVEKIHTKNIYDALAMIEKTKNLPEEARFKYNVEALWDVENFMKNASAQDKKSFVKAVQEGGIGLSAMYGNILTGLSQPEELFHYTEYAQKLEKELGLPIKSAMMSDVPGFAWSLVPALTSSGVKYFSSGPNYLGKTNPYLGDRVGNFVKNWGDKPVWWQSPSGKEKILFWTAGRGYSSWHGVHPGDVFDNGQKKIAEYLEDLTHTNYPYDMVQWRYNIVADNGPIDPTVSQFVDEWNKKYTSPKIVLSTNEKMFEVFEKKYGDKIPVVKGDISPYWEDGAMSTAKEEGINRNSSLKLQQLTTLYSMLNPRQYNSRHFYEAWKNVILFHEHTWGAFNSITAPDLPFVADQWKVKKQFSADGSFLSEKLEKELLLPLTDPASKTIAVFNTSSWAREGIVTIPENTQANAVQDATGQKIPLQKLQDGTMTFLAKNIPALGSATYTLIKNKISSPSSFIITDSSISNGKVTVSWDKKTGSITHLTDTTKTNYAGSFNDQGLNSYWYVPGSDPKEALSNTDVQVKILENGPVVAKISLVSEAPGARKLERMITITAGSDEIALENIVDKKPVRTKEAVHFGFPFNPDFKNITVDAGYGNMKYLTDQLPGSNMDYWYSRRWVDASSAQKGIQWMMLETPLIEAATMIDERMVIDNSHKKWKDNGTPGTTNWFSYAMNNYWHTNYKADQEGPVHYHYVLRPHDGFNSVENEKSAAAFTQPLIAVPVKEQSFSSGSLFHMNNDKIVVTSITPQEDQSFIIRLYNPHEKGQITAFQWEKLKPVKLINLKTGKEFSITEKFSLEGMDVLEIKLIF from the coding sequence ATGTATAACAGGTATTTTATTTTACTGATATCTTTTCTGCTGACAGGCAATGGTATGTATGCTCAGGAAAAAGCTCCTTACTTCGGGAATATACAGGCAATTAACGGGTATGAACGCGAGATAAGCGGTGAAAACATCGATTATTTCTCAGCATTTCCTGATCATGCCAACCGTGCACTCCTTACCAGAACTACAGACGGAAAAAAAAAAATCGAGTGGGAAACCGCTTCTGTGCCTTTGAAAAATAATGGTCAATACGTTTATTTTAACTGGCTGGTTTCGCATTCTTCAGGAACAAGCGGAGGTGCCAGAAACTTTGATCTGTATATCAATGATCAGAAAACATTAACATTGACAACCTACCCTGCCAACCAACATCCGGACTGGATTTCCAAAGCCGCAGACAGTACTGCCTTTGTATTTCACCAAACCAAGACAGACGGATTAAAAGACTCATACGGATTAGCCTACCTGCGGGTTCCCGCAAATAAAGTAACCCCAGGAAAACCTCTCCGATTAAAAATTGTTGGCCAGGCCCAGAACAGCAGAGACTGGATGATGACTTATAAATTTACTTTCCAGGAAAAAATAGATGCCCAATCCACTCCTTTTCTGTTAAAAGACGGCAAACGCCTTCTGAGTCTTACGACCCTTCACTTCGGTCCGGAAGAAAAAATAAAGGCTATAATAAACAATAAAGAGACCTTTACTTTTACCATGCCGGACGGTATTAAAACTTTTGACATCCCTGTTTCTCTTTCAGCCGAGGGAGGTAAACTGGAACTGGTCGTGATCTCCGGCAGGAAAGAGCTTCTTCGGAAAACAATTCAGGCTCAGGCTATCGTACCACGAACATTATATTTTATCCATCACTCTCATACCGATGTAGGATATTCCCATTTACAGTCGGAGGTAGAAAAAATTCATACAAAGAATATTTATGATGCTCTTGCGATGATTGAAAAGACAAAAAATCTTCCTGAAGAAGCCCGTTTCAAATATAATGTAGAAGCCCTTTGGGATGTTGAAAACTTCATGAAAAATGCGTCTGCACAAGATAAAAAGTCCTTTGTAAAAGCAGTACAGGAAGGGGGAATAGGCCTTTCTGCCATGTATGGCAATATTTTAACAGGGCTTAGCCAGCCGGAAGAATTATTCCACTATACAGAATATGCTCAAAAACTGGAAAAAGAATTAGGCTTACCAATCAAAAGTGCCATGATGTCTGATGTACCGGGATTTGCCTGGTCATTAGTTCCTGCACTTACTTCATCAGGAGTAAAATACTTCTCAAGCGGTCCCAATTATCTTGGAAAAACAAATCCTTATCTGGGAGACCGTGTCGGAAACTTTGTGAAAAACTGGGGAGATAAACCGGTTTGGTGGCAATCTCCGTCAGGAAAAGAAAAAATACTATTCTGGACAGCGGGAAGAGGCTATTCTTCATGGCATGGTGTACATCCCGGTGATGTATTTGACAATGGCCAGAAAAAAATTGCAGAATATCTGGAAGACCTTACCCATACCAATTATCCTTATGATATGGTACAATGGCGCTACAATATTGTTGCGGACAACGGCCCTATAGATCCTACCGTCTCCCAATTTGTAGATGAATGGAATAAAAAATACACCTCACCCAAAATTGTACTGAGCACCAATGAAAAAATGTTCGAAGTCTTTGAGAAGAAATATGGCGACAAAATCCCTGTTGTAAAAGGAGACATCAGCCCTTACTGGGAGGATGGAGCCATGTCCACTGCCAAAGAAGAAGGAATCAACAGAAACAGCAGCTTAAAACTGCAACAACTGACAACACTTTATTCTATGCTAAATCCCCGACAATATAACAGCCGGCATTTTTATGAAGCATGGAAAAATGTGATTTTATTCCATGAGCATACGTGGGGAGCTTTCAACAGTATTACGGCACCGGACCTCCCCTTTGTGGCAGATCAGTGGAAAGTAAAAAAACAATTCTCGGCCGATGGCAGCTTCCTTTCCGAAAAACTGGAAAAAGAACTTCTTCTTCCTTTAACAGATCCGGCATCCAAAACAATAGCAGTATTCAATACCTCATCATGGGCAAGAGAAGGTATAGTCACTATCCCGGAAAATACACAGGCTAACGCAGTGCAGGATGCCACAGGTCAAAAGATTCCTCTGCAAAAACTACAGGACGGAACCATGACATTTTTAGCCAAAAACATTCCGGCGCTGGGATCAGCAACATATACATTGATTAAAAATAAAATCTCCTCTCCTTCTTCATTCATCATTACTGACTCCAGTATTTCTAATGGAAAAGTTACAGTGAGCTGGGATAAAAAAACGGGAAGCATTACTCATCTTACCGATACAACAAAGACCAATTACGCAGGAAGTTTTAATGACCAGGGATTGAATTCTTACTGGTATGTTCCGGGATCCGATCCCAAAGAAGCTTTATCAAATACAGATGTACAGGTAAAAATACTGGAAAACGGACCTGTAGTAGCAAAGATTTCATTAGTATCTGAAGCTCCGGGTGCTCGTAAACTGGAACGAATGATTACCATCACCGCAGGCAGTGACGAAATAGCGCTGGAAAATATTGTTGATAAAAAGCCTGTCCGTACCAAAGAAGCCGTTCATTTTGGATTTCCTTTTAACCCTGATTTTAAAAATATCACTGTCGATGCCGGGTATGGCAACATGAAATACCTTACCGATCAGCTGCCGGGTTCTAATATGGATTATTGGTACAGCCGTCGCTGGGTAGATGCTTCTTCAGCACAAAAAGGAATACAGTGGATGATGCTCGAAACTCCATTGATAGAAGCTGCAACAATGATTGACGAAAGAATGGTCATCGACAATAGCCACAAAAAGTGGAAAGATAACGGAACACCGGGAACGACAAATTGGTTCAGTTATGCCATGAACAACTACTGGCACACCAACTATAAAGCAGATCAGGAAGGTCCTGTACATTACCACTATGTACTACGTCCTCACGATGGCTTTAATTCTGTTGAAAATGAAAAATCAGCTGCTGCATTTACACAGCCTCTTATCGCAGTTCCTGTCAAAGAACAATCTTTTAGTAGTGGAAGTCTTTTTCATATGAACAATGATAAAATTGTGGTCACAAGTATTACTCCTCAGGAAGATCAAAGCTTTATCATCAGATTATATAACCCGCATGAAAAGGGACAGATAACTGCATTTCAATGGGAAAAACTTAAGCCGGTAAAGCTTATTAACCTTAAAACAGGAAAAGAATTTTCTATTACCGAAAAATTTAGTTTAGAAGGAATGGATGTGCTTGAGATTAAATTAATTTTCTAG
- a CDS encoding glycoside hydrolase family 97 protein produces the protein MIKNMLSLCISVVCGIIIHAQSFESPNGKLQLNFTIKEEGSPYYTLQYKGKPVVKDSKLGFILKPSTSYFSGFKVENISYTSENTSWKTVWGPNKEVNDHYKEMLVHLVQNKTGWKLDIRFRLFDDGLGFRYEFPVQPDLRHFTISNELTSFNLAKDYKAFWIPADYDTNEFPVTTSTLSQISGLIDEVRKEPLAAKAPSTSLAVQTPLMLKSQDGIYINIHEAALVNFPAMTLNLDDKNFILSSNLTPDKNGDRGFIQTGSISPWRTMIISDDAKEILSSNLIVNLNEPSKIKDTSWIKPTKYVGVWWEYFTGGGSTWAYSDNQDIRIGETDYKTLKPNGRHGANTKHVKEYIDFAAANGFDAVLVEGWNEGWEDNQAYRKEHIYNFTKAYPDFDVKELQAYANNKNVKIIMHHESTSSVVDYERQLKDAFKFMKENGYDAVKTGYVGPIIPRSEYHDGQWMVNHYRYVAETAAQYRIMVNSHEAVRPTGLHRTYPNWIAQESARGTEFESFNGNKPDHTTILPFTRSIGGPMDYTPGIFEGDLSVYGNNKAKLSTTLTKQLALYITMYSPLQMAADLIENYKKYPDAFQFIKDVAVDWDSSYILEAEPGDYVTIARKAKNKNEWFVGSVTDENPREATVDLSFLPKGQKFEAIIYKDGKNASWNHNPKSYEISGQKVKSSDKLTIKVAPGGGFAISIKPIL, from the coding sequence ATGATAAAAAATATGCTGTCACTCTGTATATCTGTTGTATGCGGAATCATTATACACGCCCAATCATTCGAATCGCCCAATGGTAAACTGCAACTGAATTTTACCATCAAAGAAGAAGGAAGCCCGTATTATACGCTTCAATATAAAGGGAAACCCGTTGTGAAGGATAGTAAACTGGGATTTATTTTAAAACCTTCCACCTCTTATTTTTCAGGATTTAAAGTGGAAAATATCAGCTATACTTCTGAAAATACTAGCTGGAAAACCGTTTGGGGACCGAACAAAGAAGTAAACGATCATTATAAAGAAATGCTCGTTCATCTCGTGCAAAATAAAACAGGCTGGAAACTGGATATCAGGTTCAGACTTTTTGATGACGGATTGGGCTTCAGATATGAGTTTCCTGTTCAGCCTGACTTGAGACATTTTACGATCAGCAATGAGCTCACCTCCTTCAATCTGGCCAAAGATTATAAAGCATTCTGGATTCCCGCAGATTATGATACCAATGAATTTCCGGTAACGACTTCAACATTATCCCAAATTTCAGGATTAATTGATGAAGTAAGAAAAGAACCGTTGGCAGCCAAAGCTCCAAGTACAAGTTTAGCAGTACAAACGCCTTTGATGCTGAAATCTCAAGATGGAATTTATATCAACATCCATGAAGCTGCACTAGTTAACTTTCCGGCGATGACTCTTAACCTTGATGATAAAAACTTTATTCTTTCTTCCAATCTTACACCCGATAAAAACGGCGACAGGGGATTTATTCAAACCGGTTCGATAAGTCCGTGGCGTACCATGATCATCAGTGATGATGCAAAAGAAATATTGTCTTCCAACCTCATTGTTAACCTTAATGAGCCCAGCAAAATAAAGGATACTTCCTGGATAAAACCTACGAAATATGTAGGTGTATGGTGGGAATATTTTACTGGCGGTGGTTCTACGTGGGCCTACTCTGACAATCAGGACATCAGAATTGGGGAAACAGATTATAAAACACTGAAACCGAACGGCAGACATGGTGCCAACACAAAACATGTAAAAGAATATATTGACTTTGCCGCAGCGAACGGATTTGATGCTGTCCTGGTAGAAGGCTGGAATGAAGGCTGGGAAGATAACCAGGCGTACAGAAAAGAACACATTTACAACTTTACCAAAGCATACCCGGATTTTGATGTGAAAGAACTCCAGGCGTATGCAAACAACAAAAATGTAAAAATCATCATGCATCACGAAAGCACTTCTTCAGTGGTGGATTATGAAAGACAATTAAAGGATGCTTTCAAATTTATGAAGGAAAACGGATATGATGCTGTAAAAACAGGATATGTAGGACCAATTATTCCCCGGAGTGAATATCATGACGGGCAATGGATGGTTAACCATTACAGATATGTTGCTGAAACCGCAGCCCAGTACCGGATCATGGTCAATTCCCACGAAGCAGTACGACCTACCGGATTGCACAGAACATATCCCAACTGGATTGCCCAGGAGTCAGCGAGAGGAACTGAATTTGAATCCTTCAACGGAAATAAACCGGATCATACCACAATTCTACCTTTTACCCGATCGATCGGCGGTCCTATGGATTATACGCCGGGAATATTTGAAGGTGATCTTTCTGTATACGGAAACAATAAAGCGAAATTAAGCACAACGCTGACCAAGCAGCTTGCTCTTTACATTACGATGTACAGTCCCCTACAAATGGCAGCAGACCTTATTGAAAATTATAAAAAATATCCTGATGCTTTTCAGTTTATCAAAGATGTGGCAGTAGACTGGGATTCATCCTACATTCTTGAAGCAGAGCCGGGAGATTATGTGACTATTGCAAGAAAAGCTAAGAATAAAAATGAATGGTTTGTCGGAAGTGTCACCGATGAAAATCCAAGGGAAGCTACGGTAGACTTATCATTCCTTCCTAAAGGTCAGAAATTTGAAGCCATTATTTATAAAGATGGAAAAAATGCGAGCTGGAATCACAACCCGAAAAGCTATGAAATTTCCGGACAAAAGGTAAAATCAAGTGATAAACTTACAATAAAAGTAGCTCCGGGAGGAGGATTTGCCATCAGTATAAAACCAATATTATGA
- a CDS encoding glycoside hydrolase family 65 protein, translating to MKKGLAVLSLCFTGIFGICLAQDPWGIKTGNINPDHYTGVTVSNGMIGMISSPEPLKAGNVILAGVYDQYGRGRTSNFLSNFNVLDCNLVIDWKEINRKNISNYTQHINFKTATFSGSFDYADIASVEYRYTALRHLPNNVILTVTIHPKKELSFVAESNLKTPQGFLPLQQNYNEVSPPHATIPLLTSVAKSPTGALTMAASTTFVFPDEQYNQPKVSHEMRDSDAHLMKFVKKLKNSEVYTFSLIGSLVSSSQVQDPYNTVERLSIYANLQNPAQLYKKHEEEWKNLWKGDIEIEGDAQAQQDVHNMLYHLYSFSREGSDYSLSPAGLSGTGYNGHVFWDTEMFMFKPLLFFHPEIAKGLVNYRFNRLKAAKTNAMMHGYKGAMFPWESAVSGEEETPVWALSGTYEHHITGDVAFAAWNYYLMTKDLQWLKEKGWPLLSETATFWQSRVEKVGNRYHIKNVVAADEWAENVDNNAYTNAIAKQNFRFANDAAQLLNIPFNKTWHDIAENLVFTRLENGVTKEHDTYNGASIKQADVNLLAYPLNTIQDKEQIRKDLKYYQEKVPNKKTPAMTKAIFALLYSRLGEGEESYKWFKESYEPNLLPPFRVLAETEEGDNPYFLTGAGGALQAVMMGFAGVDMDEKGTLKSTKNALPPDWKKVTVKGIGTGNITFSNSQ from the coding sequence ATGAAAAAAGGACTGGCGGTTTTAAGTCTATGCTTCACCGGTATTTTCGGAATTTGTCTGGCACAGGATCCATGGGGAATTAAAACAGGGAATATTAACCCGGATCATTACACCGGTGTGACGGTTTCCAACGGAATGATAGGAATGATTTCCTCACCGGAACCTTTGAAAGCGGGAAATGTTATTCTGGCCGGAGTATATGATCAGTATGGAAGAGGAAGAACCAGTAATTTTCTTTCCAATTTTAATGTGCTCGATTGTAATCTTGTTATCGACTGGAAAGAAATTAATCGTAAAAATATTTCCAATTATACCCAACATATCAATTTTAAAACAGCCACTTTTTCCGGTTCATTCGATTATGCAGACATAGCCTCTGTAGAATACCGATATACAGCGTTGAGACATCTTCCCAATAATGTAATTCTTACCGTGACCATACATCCTAAAAAGGAGCTTTCATTCGTTGCAGAAAGTAATCTTAAAACACCACAGGGATTTCTGCCCCTTCAACAGAATTATAACGAAGTAAGCCCTCCGCATGCCACAATACCTCTCTTAACCTCGGTAGCAAAAAGTCCGACAGGAGCTCTTACGATGGCAGCAAGCACCACATTTGTATTTCCTGACGAACAATATAACCAGCCAAAAGTTTCACATGAAATGCGTGACAGCGACGCTCATCTGATGAAATTCGTGAAAAAATTAAAAAACTCAGAAGTCTATACTTTTTCTTTGATAGGTTCTCTTGTATCCTCTTCCCAGGTTCAGGATCCATACAATACGGTGGAAAGATTAAGTATCTACGCCAATTTGCAAAATCCGGCTCAACTGTATAAAAAGCATGAAGAAGAATGGAAGAACTTGTGGAAAGGCGATATTGAAATAGAAGGGGATGCACAGGCTCAACAGGACGTCCATAATATGCTGTACCATCTGTATTCCTTTTCAAGAGAAGGGTCAGATTACTCCCTATCTCCGGCCGGATTGAGCGGAACCGGCTATAACGGGCATGTTTTCTGGGATACGGAAATGTTTATGTTCAAACCTTTGTTGTTTTTCCATCCTGAAATTGCAAAAGGACTTGTAAACTATCGTTTTAACAGGCTGAAGGCTGCCAAAACAAATGCTATGATGCATGGATATAAAGGGGCAATGTTTCCCTGGGAAAGTGCAGTTTCAGGAGAAGAAGAAACCCCGGTCTGGGCATTGTCAGGGACATATGAGCATCATATTACCGGAGATGTTGCTTTTGCAGCCTGGAACTATTATCTCATGACTAAAGATCTGCAGTGGCTAAAAGAAAAAGGCTGGCCTCTTCTAAGTGAAACAGCAACGTTCTGGCAATCCCGCGTAGAAAAAGTGGGGAACAGATATCACATTAAAAATGTAGTCGCTGCCGATGAATGGGCAGAGAATGTTGATAACAATGCGTACACCAATGCCATTGCAAAACAAAATTTCAGGTTTGCCAATGATGCTGCCCAGTTACTTAATATACCTTTCAATAAAACCTGGCATGACATTGCAGAAAATCTGGTGTTTACGCGACTTGAAAACGGAGTGACAAAAGAACACGATACTTATAACGGAGCATCAATAAAGCAGGCGGACGTCAATTTACTGGCGTATCCGCTCAATACCATTCAGGATAAAGAACAGATCAGAAAAGATTTGAAATACTATCAGGAAAAGGTTCCCAACAAGAAAACCCCTGCGATGACCAAAGCTATTTTTGCTTTATTGTACAGCAGATTGGGAGAAGGTGAAGAGTCATATAAATGGTTTAAAGAATCTTACGAACCTAATCTTTTGCCACCATTCAGAGTTCTTGCTGAAACGGAAGAAGGAGATAATCCTTATTTTCTTACGGGTGCAGGAGGAGCATTGCAGGCTGTAATGATGGGATTTGCAGGTGTGGATATGGATGAAAAAGGTACCTTAAAATCAACTAAAAATGCTTTGCCTCCGGATTGGAAAAAGGTCACGGTAAAAGGAATCGGTACCGGAAATATAACCTTTTCAAATAGTCAGTAA